One genomic segment of Streptomyces sp. RKND-216 includes these proteins:
- the eccCa gene encoding type VII secretion protein EccCa, with product MSVVIVKRQPRVMPPTVPEGEVRLESPPEIPREGDQDVWMNLLPVMGMGGSVAFFFISDQAYMKVVGGLMLFSTIAMAVAQFVKARRGGRAQMPQERRDYFRYLDQVRKDVRKTAETQRHAQLYQHPDPDQLWAIVGDAKRLWERRPADNDFSSVRIGTGWQQLNTPLVAPETAPKEELEPLTAEAMKSFLDIHRSLPDLPIAVSLRAFYHVVVTGTTDEVYGNVRAAVGQLTSLHSPEELMVAVVSHPGSMAEWDWTKWLPHAQHPSQADGAGQARLFFDDLGQLEDSLSSQLEGRARWTRDGAPVSDQAHLVVILDGGSIPPDSALAGAEGLQGVTFLEVAPGSLDDQMSGGLTVHVREKALDLYVGRESAYSGRPDLLSYEQAEALARQMAPFRMGSGEEGEPLLSNLDFTDLMGIGDAGSVDVARTWRPRSLHERLRVPIGIGGEGEPVMLDIKEASQEGMGPHGLCVGATGSGKSELLRTLVLGLAVTHSSETLNFILADFKGGATFTGMADMPHTSAVITNLADELTLVDRMRDAITGELNRRQELLRKAGNYANITDYEKARAAGAALDPMPSLVLIIDEFSELLAAKPDFIEMFIQIGRIGRSLGVHMLLASQRLEEGKLRGLDTFLSYRIGLRTFSAAESRTAIGVPDAYHLPNVPGAGFLKYDTETMVQFKAAYVSGVYRAAGPTQVSRSAQTRSALFTATPVALPVLPEPEVEDTSDQVDDALADTVLDVIVQKMVGQGPSAHQVWLPPLDEAPSIDQLLPSLAATQERGLTAPDYTALGRLTVPVALLDKPFEQRRDVLYRDFSGAAGHGLFIGGPQSGKSTLLRTMITSFGLTHTPAEVQFYCLDFGGGSLLAMEELHHVGGVANRLDGEKVRRTVSEVVGILNEREEYFRSNNVDSITTYRQRRAAGQLPDQKWGDVFLVVDGWATFKNDYDMLEADITDIATRGLGFGVHLVLTAARYTEVRPALKDLLQNRVELRLGDPSESEIDRKIAANVPAGMPGRGLSPDKLHLMTALPRIDGSSTVEDLSDATRQTIHAVNEHWTGEPAPSVRLLPTLLDAARLPKGSDYPDYGVAFGIDESSLAPVFVNFETDPLFVVFGESESGKSALLRLLIHQITERYSPDQAKIVVGDYRRAHLQGVPEAHLSRYCAAAPALQETLEGLAGSMSRRMPGPDVTPEQLRNRSWYDSPDAFVVIDDYDLVATGQNPLMPLLEYLPFARDVGLRVILARSSGGASRALYEPVMQRMKELGAQGLVLAGDRSEGALLGSISPSQLPAGRGYFHTRRRSGQLVQTGWMPARH from the coding sequence GTGAGTGTGGTCATCGTGAAGCGGCAGCCACGGGTCATGCCGCCGACCGTGCCAGAGGGGGAAGTCCGGCTCGAATCGCCTCCGGAAATTCCGCGGGAAGGCGACCAGGACGTCTGGATGAATCTCCTGCCGGTCATGGGCATGGGCGGTTCCGTCGCGTTCTTCTTCATCAGCGATCAGGCGTACATGAAGGTCGTCGGCGGGCTCATGCTCTTCTCGACGATCGCCATGGCGGTCGCGCAGTTCGTGAAAGCCCGGCGCGGGGGGCGCGCCCAGATGCCGCAGGAACGGAGGGACTACTTCCGTTATCTCGACCAGGTGCGCAAGGACGTGCGCAAGACGGCCGAGACGCAGCGGCACGCGCAGCTCTACCAGCACCCCGATCCCGACCAGTTGTGGGCGATCGTCGGTGACGCGAAACGGCTCTGGGAACGGCGCCCGGCCGACAACGACTTCTCCTCGGTCCGCATCGGCACCGGCTGGCAGCAGCTCAACACCCCGCTCGTCGCCCCGGAAACGGCTCCCAAGGAAGAACTCGAGCCGCTTACCGCCGAGGCGATGAAGTCCTTTCTGGACATTCACCGTTCCCTTCCGGATCTCCCCATCGCGGTCAGTCTCCGCGCCTTCTACCACGTGGTCGTCACCGGCACCACGGACGAGGTGTACGGGAACGTGCGCGCGGCCGTCGGCCAGCTGACGTCGCTGCACTCCCCCGAGGAGCTGATGGTCGCGGTCGTCTCCCACCCGGGGTCGATGGCCGAGTGGGACTGGACGAAGTGGCTGCCGCACGCGCAGCACCCGTCGCAGGCCGACGGAGCCGGCCAGGCGCGGCTGTTCTTCGACGACCTCGGGCAGCTGGAGGACTCGCTGTCGAGCCAGCTCGAGGGCCGCGCCCGCTGGACCCGGGACGGCGCCCCCGTCTCGGACCAGGCGCACCTGGTGGTGATCCTCGACGGAGGGTCCATCCCGCCGGACTCGGCGCTCGCGGGCGCGGAGGGCCTCCAGGGCGTCACCTTCCTCGAGGTGGCCCCCGGCTCCCTCGACGACCAGATGTCGGGCGGCCTCACCGTGCACGTGCGGGAGAAGGCGCTGGATCTGTACGTCGGCCGCGAGTCGGCGTACTCGGGACGGCCCGACCTGCTCAGCTACGAGCAGGCGGAGGCGCTGGCCAGACAGATGGCGCCGTTCCGCATGGGCAGCGGCGAGGAGGGCGAACCGCTGCTGTCCAACCTGGACTTCACCGACCTGATGGGCATCGGCGACGCCGGCTCGGTCGACGTGGCCCGCACCTGGCGGCCGCGTTCGCTGCACGAGCGGCTGCGGGTGCCGATCGGCATCGGCGGCGAGGGCGAGCCGGTGATGCTGGACATCAAGGAGGCATCGCAGGAGGGCATGGGCCCGCACGGCCTGTGCGTCGGCGCGACCGGTTCCGGCAAGTCGGAATTGTTGCGCACCCTCGTGCTGGGCCTGGCCGTGACGCACTCGTCGGAGACGCTGAACTTCATCCTCGCCGACTTCAAGGGCGGCGCGACGTTCACCGGCATGGCCGACATGCCGCACACCTCGGCCGTCATCACCAACCTGGCCGACGAACTCACCCTCGTCGACCGCATGCGCGACGCGATCACCGGTGAGCTCAACCGCCGGCAGGAACTGCTGCGCAAGGCGGGCAACTACGCCAACATCACGGACTACGAGAAGGCGCGTGCCGCCGGCGCGGCGCTGGACCCGATGCCGTCCCTCGTCCTGATCATCGACGAGTTCAGCGAACTGCTGGCCGCCAAGCCCGACTTCATCGAGATGTTCATCCAGATCGGCCGCATCGGCCGTTCGCTGGGTGTTCACATGCTGCTCGCCTCGCAGCGCCTGGAGGAGGGCAAGCTGCGCGGCCTGGACACCTTCCTGTCCTACCGCATCGGTCTGCGGACCTTCTCCGCCGCCGAGTCGCGCACCGCGATCGGCGTGCCGGACGCGTACCACCTGCCGAACGTGCCGGGCGCGGGCTTCCTGAAGTACGACACCGAGACCATGGTGCAGTTCAAGGCCGCCTACGTGTCCGGCGTCTACCGCGCAGCCGGCCCGACGCAGGTCAGCCGCTCCGCGCAGACCCGTTCGGCGCTGTTCACCGCCACCCCGGTGGCGCTGCCCGTGCTGCCCGAGCCGGAGGTGGAGGACACCTCCGACCAGGTGGACGACGCGCTCGCGGACACCGTGCTCGACGTGATCGTGCAGAAGATGGTCGGCCAGGGCCCTTCGGCGCACCAGGTGTGGCTGCCGCCACTGGACGAGGCGCCGTCCATCGACCAGCTGCTGCCATCCCTCGCGGCGACGCAGGAACGCGGCCTCACCGCACCCGACTACACGGCACTGGGCCGCCTCACGGTGCCGGTCGCGCTGCTGGACAAGCCGTTCGAGCAGCGCCGCGACGTGCTGTACCGCGACTTCTCCGGAGCGGCCGGTCACGGCCTGTTCATCGGTGGTCCGCAGTCCGGGAAGTCGACGCTGCTGCGGACCATGATCACGTCCTTCGGACTCACCCACACGCCCGCCGAAGTGCAGTTCTACTGCCTCGACTTCGGCGGCGGCTCGCTGCTGGCGATGGAGGAGCTGCACCACGTAGGCGGCGTCGCCAACCGTCTGGACGGCGAGAAGGTCCGCCGTACGGTCAGCGAGGTCGTGGGCATCCTCAACGAGCGCGAGGAGTACTTCCGCTCCAACAACGTCGACTCGATCACCACCTACCGCCAGCGGCGGGCCGCGGGCCAGCTGCCGGACCAGAAGTGGGGCGACGTCTTCCTCGTCGTCGACGGCTGGGCGACGTTCAAGAACGACTACGACATGCTCGAGGCCGACATCACCGACATCGCCACCCGCGGTCTCGGCTTCGGTGTCCACCTCGTCCTCACCGCGGCCCGCTACACCGAGGTGCGGCCGGCGTTGAAGGACCTGCTGCAGAACCGCGTCGAACTGCGGCTCGGTGACCCGTCGGAGTCGGAGATCGATCGGAAGATCGCGGCGAACGTGCCCGCAGGCATGCCCGGCCGCGGCCTGAGCCCGGACAAGCTGCACCTGATGACGGCGCTGCCGCGCATCGACGGCTCCTCCACCGTGGAGGACCTCTCGGACGCGACCCGGCAGACCATCCACGCCGTCAACGAGCACTGGACCGGGGAACCGGCGCCGTCCGTGCGGCTGCTGCCCACCCTGCTGGACGCGGCCCGGCTGCCGAAGGGCTCCGACTACCCGGACTACGGCGTCGCCTTCGGCATCGACGAGTCCTCGCTCGCGCCGGTCTTCGTCAACTTCGAGACGGACCCGCTGTTCGTTGTCTTCGGGGAGAGCGAGTCCGGGAAGAGCGCGCTGCTGCGGCTGCTCATCCACCAGATCACCGAGCGGTACTCGCCGGACCAGGCGAAGATCGTCGTCGGCGACTACCGGCGTGCGCACCTCCAGGGCGTCCCCGAGGCCCACCTGTCGCGGTACTGCGCGGCGGCGCCGGCGCTCCAGGAGACGCTGGAGGGCCTGGCAGGTTCGATGTCGCGGCGCATGCCCGGACCGGACGTGACCCCGGAGCAGCTGCGCAACCGCAGCTGGTACGACAGCCCGGACGCCTTCGTCGTCATCGACGACTACGACCTGGTGGCCACGGGGCAGAACCCGCTGATGCCGCTGCTGGAGTACCTGCCGTTCGCACGAGACGTGGGCCTGCGCGTCATCCTGGCCCGCTCCTCCGGCGGCGCCAGTCGCGCCCTGTACGAGCCGGTGATGCAGCGGATGAAGGAGCTGGGTGCACAGGGCCTGGTCCTCGCCGGCGACCGGTCCGAGGGCGCGCTGCTCGGCAGCATCTCACCGTCGCAACTGCCTGCGGGCCGAGGGTACTTCCACACCCGGCGCCGCAGCGGCCAGCTCGTCCAGACGGGATGGATGCCGGCCCGCCACTGA
- a CDS encoding DUF397 domain-containing protein, with protein MGTQQEKDELYAMDISDAVWESAPGGPEDEKVEIAHLPGGAVAMRNSKHPETVLRYTEAEWRAFVLGARDGEFDLDPTPENGGVQTS; from the coding sequence ATGGGCACGCAGCAGGAGAAGGACGAGCTGTACGCGATGGACATCTCCGACGCCGTCTGGGAGTCCGCACCCGGCGGCCCCGAGGACGAGAAGGTCGAGATCGCCCACCTCCCCGGCGGTGCCGTGGCCATGCGCAACTCCAAGCACCCGGAAACGGTGCTCCGCTACACCGAGGCCGAGTGGCGCGCGTTCGTCCTCGGCGCCCGCGACGGCGAGTTCGACCTGGACCCCACCCCGGAGAACGGTGGCGTCCAGACGTCCTGA
- a CDS encoding putative T7SS-secreted protein yields the protein MANPYPNLGWNPVPGVPSEVHSLKTKVDRAAKALRSSHQQIERLLGESSHWEGDAASAFRDALDGELPEYMKKAAESVEKASVQLARWDGDLTANRDLAKKYDDEAKDKKSAASTAQGDYDDVKKDPDLDLGGKTFPSQAEADAATSRLRAAEGRLREAAGKVEAANKAFDDVIKKAKDLEDEHKREADKIAEALDVADDGLAPEEPGWFERTLNAIGDGLKAVGQFLLDHAGTIGAIAGLLALFPTPLAPLFAGIAVVASAASMAKNLASEDFRDSLMGKHGGMAAFSAWASMAGDSMGMIPGVGALSRAGGEVGMLAGAAREGGEAMSMGARATAFGRESVEAFNFKALDVATDPNTGLLQYGINGANVLANSASSLETAGVLPDSGAGHNAAEYTKAGAAAYGVPGGISDLQYGLGELVTGIRL from the coding sequence ATGGCGAACCCGTATCCGAACCTCGGCTGGAACCCTGTTCCGGGTGTGCCGTCGGAAGTGCATTCGCTCAAGACCAAGGTCGACCGGGCTGCGAAGGCCCTGCGGTCGTCGCATCAGCAGATCGAGCGTCTCCTCGGCGAGAGCAGCCACTGGGAGGGCGACGCGGCGTCCGCGTTCCGCGACGCGCTGGACGGTGAGCTGCCCGAGTACATGAAGAAGGCCGCCGAGTCGGTCGAGAAGGCTTCGGTCCAGCTCGCGCGGTGGGACGGCGACCTCACCGCCAACCGCGACCTGGCCAAGAAGTACGACGACGAGGCGAAGGACAAGAAGAGCGCGGCGAGTACCGCGCAGGGCGACTACGACGACGTCAAGAAGGACCCGGACCTGGACCTGGGCGGCAAGACCTTCCCCAGCCAGGCGGAGGCGGACGCCGCCACGTCGCGTCTGCGGGCCGCGGAGGGCCGTCTCCGGGAGGCCGCAGGGAAGGTCGAGGCCGCCAACAAGGCGTTCGACGACGTCATCAAGAAGGCCAAGGACCTCGAGGACGAGCACAAGCGGGAAGCCGACAAGATCGCGGAAGCGCTCGACGTCGCCGACGACGGGCTGGCCCCCGAGGAGCCGGGCTGGTTCGAGCGGACGCTGAACGCGATCGGTGACGGGCTCAAGGCCGTCGGCCAGTTCCTGCTGGACCACGCGGGCACCATCGGCGCGATCGCCGGACTGCTCGCCCTCTTCCCCACTCCGCTGGCGCCGCTCTTCGCCGGTATCGCCGTCGTCGCCAGCGCCGCCTCGATGGCGAAGAACCTCGCGAGCGAGGACTTCCGGGATTCGCTCATGGGCAAACACGGCGGCATGGCCGCCTTCAGCGCCTGGGCGTCCATGGCCGGGGACAGCATGGGCATGATCCCCGGTGTCGGTGCGCTGTCCCGGGCCGGCGGAGAGGTCGGCATGCTCGCCGGCGCCGCCAGGGAGGGCGGCGAGGCGATGTCCATGGGCGCGAGAGCGACCGCGTTCGGCCGGGAGAGCGTGGAGGCGTTCAACTTCAAGGCGCTCGACGTGGCCACCGACCCCAACACGGGTCTCCTTCAGTACGGCATCAACGGCGCTAACGTCCTGGCCAACTCCGCATCCTCGCTGGAGACGGCCGGCGTGCTGCCGGACTCCGGCGCCGGCCACAACGCGGCCGAGTACACCAAGGCCGGAGCCGCAGCGTACGGCGTGCCGGGCGGCATCTCCGACCTGCAGTACGGGCTCGGTGAACTCGTGACGGGCATCCGGTTGTGA
- a CDS encoding putative T7SS-secreted protein produces the protein MASLGDTQNPKELIPGDPDALHKDADKLTKWSGKLEEVGDDLGAVRVPGWTGKASDAFWDTFSVQKKRWFKASDALSASATALRSHADTLAGAQSDAKTAIADYARGAVLDAEMTLASARARVETSGQETAKKLKEQGGSASDAPDWLFWAAQATQTSEGSTKMTLAERERLPPTLKDRYWGNRGAGASRPDGTVTIAGHSGQVKAEVWGAEAKTRGKGLGGEYSAKAGMSTLGAEAKAGWGTNGANLAGQASAKAYLAQASAEGKYQAGLFEASGKAEGMVGADANVRGSVGPDGVHVGGEAFAGAKAGVEGHASVAGVGVGGNAEAWAGIGFEANLDAGMQNGKLVIGGDLGAALGVGAKAGVSVEIDPGKVTDAVSDAADTVGDWGGDAADAIGDLF, from the coding sequence GTGGCGAGTCTGGGTGACACTCAGAATCCCAAAGAACTGATTCCGGGCGATCCGGACGCCCTGCACAAGGACGCCGACAAACTCACCAAGTGGTCCGGGAAGCTCGAGGAAGTCGGCGACGACCTCGGCGCGGTGCGCGTACCAGGATGGACCGGCAAGGCGAGCGACGCCTTCTGGGACACGTTCTCCGTGCAGAAGAAGCGATGGTTCAAGGCTTCCGACGCCCTTTCCGCGTCGGCTACCGCCCTTCGCTCCCACGCGGACACTCTCGCGGGGGCGCAGAGCGACGCGAAGACGGCCATCGCGGACTACGCCCGCGGTGCCGTACTCGACGCGGAGATGACCCTCGCCTCCGCACGTGCCCGCGTGGAGACCAGCGGCCAGGAGACCGCCAAAAAGCTCAAGGAGCAAGGCGGGTCCGCATCCGACGCCCCCGACTGGCTCTTCTGGGCGGCACAGGCGACTCAGACCAGCGAGGGCTCGACCAAAATGACCCTTGCGGAGCGTGAACGCCTGCCACCGACCCTCAAGGACCGGTATTGGGGCAACCGTGGGGCCGGCGCCTCGCGGCCGGACGGCACCGTCACGATCGCGGGACACTCCGGCCAGGTGAAGGCGGAAGTCTGGGGTGCCGAGGCCAAGACACGGGGGAAGGGACTTGGCGGGGAGTACTCCGCCAAGGCGGGTATGAGCACCCTCGGCGCAGAGGCCAAGGCAGGTTGGGGCACGAACGGCGCCAACCTCGCGGGCCAGGCTTCCGCAAAGGCCTATCTGGCACAAGCTTCTGCAGAGGGCAAGTACCAGGCGGGTCTCTTCGAAGCCTCAGGCAAGGCCGAAGGCATGGTCGGGGCCGACGCCAACGTCCGCGGGTCCGTCGGCCCGGATGGTGTCCACGTCGGCGGCGAGGCCTTCGCCGGGGCCAAGGCCGGAGTCGAAGGACACGCCTCCGTCGCCGGAGTCGGCGTCGGCGGCAATGCCGAGGCTTGGGCCGGCATCGGATTCGAGGCGAACCTCGATGCCGGTATGCAGAACGGCAAATTGGTCATCGGCGGGGACCTCGGCGCCGCCCTCGGCGTAGGCGCCAAGGCGGGCGTGTCAGTGGAGATCGATCCCGGAAAGGTCACCGATGCCGTCAGCGATGCCGCGGACACCGTCGGAGACTGGGGTGGCGATGCGGCCGATGCCATCGGTGACCTGTTCTGA
- a CDS encoding class I SAM-dependent methyltransferase — protein sequence MSAQQGGGSDDEPRMTLRAESSGVDGPERVQGSVLDEPKIRAALKQGDFSRWQRPGGYALQEDLTAGEPARILMFQVDHRWYVGYKTLSDYFVYHDVSGILCSRIYWHNVVGHLDGIRISDTEVRVAFRPFGIDERHAVFDAIASTTAITHPFVNHSERGQEEASEPDGWPVTEERAQSLNVAEEHLRRYTRTLFAPTLANLAEDVTVYDPACSTGHFLAEFADIAPARIRTVGQDLSRPMTELAKTRIEEVHHGDARRPAPEAGTVDILFSRFLNSEVVTTQSARGILPRLVSTLQPGGLMVLLGHSPVLLDVPDLQAAGLSVLQTTGRQDDYVFQYYVCRKSI from the coding sequence ATGTCAGCTCAGCAGGGCGGCGGCAGCGACGACGAACCAAGGATGACATTGCGAGCAGAGAGTTCGGGAGTTGACGGTCCTGAGCGCGTGCAGGGATCGGTACTCGATGAGCCGAAGATTCGAGCGGCGCTGAAGCAGGGTGACTTCTCCCGATGGCAGCGACCCGGCGGTTACGCACTTCAAGAAGACCTCACTGCCGGCGAGCCTGCCCGGATCCTCATGTTCCAGGTCGACCACCGATGGTACGTCGGCTACAAGACGCTCTCGGACTACTTCGTCTACCACGACGTCTCGGGGATTCTCTGCAGCCGCATCTACTGGCACAACGTGGTCGGTCACCTGGACGGGATCCGCATCTCCGACACCGAAGTGCGGGTGGCCTTCCGTCCGTTCGGGATCGACGAACGGCACGCGGTGTTCGATGCCATCGCTTCCACCACGGCGATCACGCACCCGTTCGTGAACCACAGCGAACGGGGCCAGGAGGAGGCGAGCGAACCGGACGGCTGGCCGGTCACCGAGGAGCGCGCCCAGTCCCTGAACGTCGCCGAGGAACACCTTCGACGCTATACGAGGACGTTGTTCGCGCCCACCCTCGCGAACCTCGCAGAAGACGTCACGGTCTACGATCCTGCCTGTTCGACAGGGCACTTCCTAGCGGAGTTCGCCGACATCGCCCCGGCGCGGATCCGCACGGTCGGCCAGGACCTCAGTCGCCCCATGACAGAACTCGCCAAGACCCGCATCGAAGAAGTTCACCACGGCGACGCCAGACGCCCGGCGCCGGAGGCCGGGACGGTGGACATCCTCTTCTCCCGGTTCCTGAACTCAGAGGTCGTCACCACACAAAGCGCCAGGGGAATCCTTCCGCGGCTCGTCTCCACACTGCAGCCGGGAGGCCTGATGGTGCTCCTGGGACACAGCCCGGTGCTCCTCGACGTTCCAGACCTACAGGCTGCCGGGCTGAGCGTTCTGCAAACGACGGGCCGCCAGGACGACTACGTGTTCCAGTACTACGTCTGCCGCAAGTCGATCTAG
- a CDS encoding S8 family serine peptidase → MKLRRALHLVGAGALTGALLLGSAPTAAADDIRDRQWALGAFAAEEIWEHSTGKGVTVAVVDTGVDVSHPDLRANVLEGRDFSPGGEEDARKDTSGHGTSMASLIAGQGHGSDGSAGVKGLAPGAQILPVKFQDHESQTGVSFHDGIRYAVDQGADVISISQGTSEDSRDLRAIEYAIENDVIVVASTGNDGKKRKEFPAAYPGVVSVGGVDTSGGVWERSSWGSNTTLIAPAEGNVVADPKSASGYAMQDGTSNATAFVAAAAALVIAEHPDITAGQVINRLIKTAKVPHGENANAQLPDEKFGYGIVRPLRAVTHDIPAGPKEGPLAKSSEGETSTSTGSDDSQAAPGDDSTASEESSGLGGVLIGVIAVAALVVLGLVVYLAMRGKRKNAQPFAGAPGPGPANGWSGVPPQQFGQQRPPQAGQYYGPPASPPLPPNQPPSPR, encoded by the coding sequence TTGAAACTCCGACGAGCGCTACATCTGGTGGGCGCCGGAGCGTTGACGGGAGCGCTGCTCCTCGGATCCGCTCCGACCGCTGCCGCTGACGACATTCGGGACCGCCAGTGGGCTCTAGGCGCCTTCGCTGCTGAAGAGATCTGGGAGCACTCCACGGGTAAAGGGGTAACTGTCGCGGTAGTGGACACCGGTGTCGACGTTTCCCATCCTGACTTGCGCGCAAATGTACTCGAGGGGCGGGATTTCTCTCCGGGTGGAGAAGAGGATGCCCGGAAGGACACCAGCGGTCACGGAACTTCCATGGCCTCCCTGATTGCGGGCCAGGGGCACGGCTCCGACGGGAGTGCTGGCGTGAAGGGGCTAGCGCCGGGCGCTCAGATTCTCCCTGTAAAGTTCCAAGATCATGAGAGCCAGACGGGGGTCTCGTTCCATGATGGAATTAGGTACGCCGTGGATCAGGGCGCTGACGTAATCAGCATTTCTCAAGGAACGTCAGAAGACTCTCGTGACTTGCGGGCTATTGAGTACGCGATCGAGAATGATGTGATTGTGGTAGCTTCCACCGGGAATGACGGCAAGAAGCGCAAGGAGTTCCCTGCCGCATATCCCGGAGTGGTATCGGTCGGAGGGGTCGATACGAGCGGGGGCGTCTGGGAGCGGTCGTCTTGGGGCTCGAATACCACGCTCATCGCACCCGCTGAAGGGAACGTTGTAGCTGACCCCAAGTCAGCATCCGGGTACGCGATGCAAGACGGGACTTCCAATGCTACTGCGTTCGTAGCGGCTGCCGCTGCCTTGGTAATTGCCGAGCATCCCGACATCACGGCGGGGCAGGTGATCAATCGCTTGATCAAGACGGCCAAGGTCCCGCACGGCGAGAACGCGAACGCTCAGCTCCCCGATGAGAAGTTTGGCTATGGCATCGTTCGCCCATTGCGTGCTGTGACGCACGACATCCCGGCTGGTCCGAAGGAAGGGCCGCTGGCGAAGTCCTCAGAGGGAGAGACGTCGACCTCTACTGGGTCGGACGACTCGCAGGCTGCGCCTGGCGACGACTCGACGGCCTCTGAGGAGTCGAGTGGGCTTGGCGGAGTTCTGATCGGAGTCATCGCCGTCGCTGCCCTGGTAGTCCTCGGTCTCGTCGTCTACCTCGCGATGAGGGGCAAGCGGAAAAACGCGCAGCCGTTTGCGGGCGCGCCTGGTCCTGGTCCGGCGAACGGTTGGTCGGGGGTGCCGCCTCAGCAGTTCGGTCAGCAGCGTCCGCCGCAGGCAGGCCAGTATTACGGCCCCCCGGCGTCGCCGCCTCTGCCGCCGAACCAGCCGCCCTCGCCTCGGTGA
- the mycP gene encoding type VII secretion-associated serine protease mycosin: MGVSERRPRTARCAQRAFGVLATLGLLALGSAAPAAATPTDAPAAGSDTGLASTSECKFGGKNIKSTPWSLQRVLLDELRDQATGKGVKVAVIDTGVDSDNPQIGPALLPGDDFVGGTKGTEDENGHGTRVAGIIAAQPVGGTGFSGLAHDAKILPLRYTGGEEEGNSETMSKAIRAAVAADVDVINISSDTADKKPNPGLEAAVAQAVANDILVVVAAGNDGADGKHEKTYPAAYDDVLAVAASDRNNERAQFSQSGDFVDIAAPGVGMVSTVPNGGQCPADGTSFAAPYVAGVAALMVEKYPDWTSSEIAARLMQTADRPGTGPDAELGWGVVDPVAALTGDDSPQQEPVEDKPRERGRVAPMTLTIGESEEERTKRYAVYVIGTATVLTLLVSGAAIATRDRRRKRTAGATADTTTSTRN, from the coding sequence GTGGGGGTCTCGGAACGACGGCCCCGGACCGCCCGCTGCGCGCAGCGGGCCTTCGGCGTGCTCGCGACACTCGGTCTCCTCGCCCTGGGCTCCGCGGCCCCGGCAGCGGCCACCCCGACGGACGCCCCCGCCGCCGGCTCGGACACGGGCCTTGCCAGCACCTCCGAGTGCAAGTTCGGCGGCAAGAACATCAAGAGCACTCCCTGGTCGCTCCAGCGCGTCCTCCTGGACGAACTCCGGGACCAGGCCACCGGCAAGGGCGTGAAGGTCGCCGTCATCGACACAGGCGTCGATAGCGACAACCCCCAGATCGGGCCGGCCCTCCTCCCCGGTGACGACTTCGTCGGCGGCACCAAGGGGACCGAGGACGAGAACGGCCACGGCACCCGCGTCGCCGGCATCATCGCCGCCCAGCCCGTCGGCGGCACCGGCTTCTCCGGCCTCGCCCACGACGCGAAGATCCTCCCCCTCCGCTACACCGGCGGTGAGGAGGAGGGCAACTCCGAGACGATGTCGAAGGCCATCAGGGCCGCCGTCGCCGCGGACGTCGACGTCATCAACATCTCCTCCGACACCGCCGACAAGAAGCCCAACCCCGGCCTCGAAGCCGCCGTCGCACAAGCCGTCGCCAATGACATCCTGGTCGTCGTCGCCGCCGGCAACGACGGAGCCGACGGCAAGCACGAGAAGACCTACCCGGCCGCCTACGACGACGTCCTCGCCGTCGCCGCGTCCGACCGCAACAACGAACGCGCCCAGTTCTCCCAGTCCGGCGACTTCGTCGACATCGCCGCCCCCGGCGTCGGCATGGTCTCCACCGTGCCCAACGGCGGGCAGTGCCCCGCCGACGGCACCTCCTTCGCCGCCCCGTACGTGGCAGGCGTCGCCGCCCTGATGGTCGAGAAGTACCCCGACTGGACCTCTTCTGAGATCGCCGCCCGCCTCATGCAGACGGCCGACCGCCCCGGCACCGGCCCCGACGCGGAACTCGGCTGGGGCGTCGTCGACCCCGTCGCAGCCCTCACCGGCGACGACAGCCCGCAGCAGGAGCCCGTCGAGGACAAGCCCCGGGAGCGCGGCCGCGTCGCCCCGATGACCCTCACCATCGGCGAGAGCGAGGAAGAGCGCACCAAGCGCTACGCGGTCTACGTCATCGGCACCGCGACGGTCCTCACCCTCCTCGTCAGCGGCGCCGCCATCGCCACCCGCGACCGCCGCCGCAAACGCACCGCCGGTGCCACGGCCGACACCACAACTTCCACGCGGAACTAA
- a CDS encoding WXG100 family type VII secretion target, translated as MSGILVNFQTVSQASSDVRTTANNIKSQLDDLEAAVKRVANTWEGSAQEGYQNKQRQWDQTADHLHQVLMKISTALQNSADNYQSTEKANANVWG; from the coding sequence GTGTCCGGAATTCTCGTCAACTTCCAGACCGTGTCGCAGGCGTCCTCGGACGTCCGCACCACGGCGAACAACATCAAGAGCCAGCTCGACGACCTCGAGGCGGCCGTCAAGCGCGTGGCCAACACCTGGGAGGGCTCCGCGCAGGAGGGCTACCAGAACAAGCAGCGCCAGTGGGACCAGACAGCGGACCACCTGCACCAGGTCCTCATGAAGATCTCCACCGCGCTGCAGAACTCGGCGGACAACTACCAGTCCACCGAGAAGGCCAACGCGAACGTCTGGGGCTGA